One Psychrosphaera aestuarii DNA window includes the following coding sequences:
- a CDS encoding AAA family ATPase, with the protein MVFNGTDNYIVSDELRLAVNAAITLEKPLLIKGEPGTGKTQLAEELAKALDTELIQWHIKSTTKAQQGLYEYDAVSRLRDSQLGDERVHNIGNYIVKGKMWQAFDATKRPILLIDEIDKADIEFPNDLLQELDKMEFFVYETQQQVVAKQRPIVIITSNNEKELPDAFLRRCFFHYIQFPTREEMKKIIDVHHPDVKANLLREALEVFFDLRDLNGLKKKPSTSELIDWLKLLIADDVSQQVLLDKDSSIVPMFGALLKNEQDVKLLEKLAFMSRRKS; encoded by the coding sequence ATGGTCTTTAACGGAACCGACAACTACATTGTTTCTGACGAACTTCGTTTAGCAGTAAATGCGGCGATTACATTAGAAAAACCATTACTTATTAAAGGTGAGCCAGGTACGGGTAAAACGCAACTGGCCGAAGAGTTGGCTAAAGCGCTCGATACAGAACTCATTCAATGGCATATAAAATCGACCACTAAAGCCCAACAAGGTTTGTACGAATATGATGCGGTTTCTAGACTGCGTGATAGTCAATTAGGCGACGAACGAGTCCATAATATTGGCAATTACATTGTAAAGGGAAAAATGTGGCAGGCGTTTGATGCAACAAAACGGCCTATATTACTCATAGACGAAATTGATAAAGCAGATATTGAGTTCCCAAATGACTTGCTTCAAGAGCTCGATAAAATGGAGTTTTTTGTTTATGAAACTCAACAGCAGGTTGTGGCTAAACAACGTCCAATCGTAATTATCACTTCAAATAACGAAAAAGAGCTACCTGATGCTTTTTTACGTCGTTGCTTTTTTCATTACATTCAATTTCCAACACGCGAAGAAATGAAAAAGATCATTGATGTTCATCATCCAGATGTGAAAGCAAATTTATTAAGAGAAGCGCTTGAAGTGTTTTTTGATTTACGTGACTTAAATGGTCTCAAGAAAAAACCATCAACATCGGAATTAATTGATTGGCTTAAATTGTTAATTGCCGATGATGTATCTCAGCAAGTTTTACTCGATAAAGACAGTAGCATCGTTCCTATGTTCGGCGCGCTTCTTAAAAATGAGCAAGACGTAAAGTTATTAGAAAAACTGGCCTTTATGAGCCGAAGAAAAAGCTAG
- a CDS encoding uroporphyrinogen-III C-methyltransferase — MAQGKDKNKTNKSDNKSELSAEQKTAQASVEIEQLEAELKAKAQLEEEAALKAKAQLEEEAEREEKAEREEKAEPSVAVRAEPTSPPTDDKSDKKQSPQNQKSFSWLAFFAFIFSLVALTAAGYLWWQAQIFTQTQKQGLEQTQTLAEQSYQQTRNTLKTVQDNLAQLQLNQQRGNDFVLNTQRSLQSLNNRIKELGQSQPNTWLAAESLYLVNLAEHRLLIEKDSATAVQLLLSANVRLAAMQDPSVFYLRTAISEDIATLNAIVQPDTESAFLALSGVISQMQTLPLARKYTPEPIAESTKPEVSSDISDWKTNLANSMERFMGNFVTITRRDTPIEPELPPKQRWYVRANVTSQLLAAQSASLNNKQTIYRTSIAQASAWLQQYFDLSDPAVTSVITTLDAIKDKKVEISLPQGLTAQPLLKTYVAKQMNLQMVEGENQ; from the coding sequence ATGGCGCAAGGCAAGGACAAGAATAAAACTAACAAGTCAGACAATAAGTCTGAATTATCAGCCGAACAAAAAACGGCACAAGCCAGCGTTGAAATTGAACAATTGGAGGCCGAGCTAAAAGCGAAAGCTCAGCTAGAAGAAGAGGCTGCACTAAAAGCGAAAGCTCAGCTAGAAGAAGAGGCTGAACGAGAGGAGAAGGCTGAACGAGAAGAGAAAGCCGAGCCGTCAGTGGCAGTACGTGCAGAGCCAACATCACCTCCAACAGATGATAAGTCTGATAAAAAACAATCGCCGCAAAACCAAAAGTCATTCAGTTGGTTAGCATTTTTTGCATTTATCTTCAGTCTAGTCGCACTAACCGCAGCGGGTTATTTGTGGTGGCAAGCGCAGATATTTACGCAAACGCAAAAACAAGGTCTTGAGCAAACGCAAACGCTCGCCGAGCAAAGTTATCAACAGACTCGCAATACATTAAAAACGGTCCAAGACAATTTAGCCCAATTGCAGCTAAATCAACAACGCGGAAATGACTTCGTGTTAAACACACAGCGCAGTTTACAAAGCTTAAACAATCGAATAAAAGAACTCGGTCAAAGTCAGCCAAATACCTGGTTGGCAGCGGAAAGCTTATATCTTGTTAATTTAGCCGAACATCGTCTATTGATTGAAAAAGACAGTGCAACAGCGGTGCAATTGTTACTTTCTGCTAATGTGCGACTTGCGGCTATGCAAGATCCTAGCGTTTTCTATTTAAGAACTGCGATTAGCGAAGATATTGCGACGCTCAATGCCATTGTTCAACCAGATACTGAGTCGGCGTTTTTGGCATTATCTGGCGTTATCAGTCAGATGCAAACATTACCACTCGCTCGAAAATACACGCCAGAGCCAATTGCTGAATCAACAAAGCCTGAGGTGTCTAGCGACATAAGTGATTGGAAAACCAATTTAGCTAATAGCATGGAGCGCTTTATGGGTAACTTTGTCACAATTACGCGACGCGATACGCCAATAGAGCCTGAACTGCCACCTAAACAACGTTGGTATGTTAGAGCAAACGTAACAAGCCAACTACTTGCAGCACAAAGCGCCAGCTTAAATAACAAACAAACGATTTACCGAACGTCGATAGCGCAAGCATCCGCTTGGTTACAACAATATTTTGATTTGTCAGATCCAGCCGTTACGTCTGTTATAACTACGTTAGATGCAATTAAAGATAAAAAGGTAGAAATAAGTTTACCGCAAGGACTTACAGCGCAGCCTTTACTAAAGACTTATGTTGCAAAACAAATGAACTTACAAATGGTTGAGGGAGAAAATCAATGA
- a CDS encoding mechanosensitive ion channel family protein: MNAIKDFFNPENIYFVELMTLTTTAVVLLILRALKSKLLSQPQNKIFGATLYSAYLPAKTFLVALMLWHSLKLINQFWVLKLGLSEFPVISLLIALHMSWFGFRVVNTLEFAFLDSSETGRLDQTAIIGVAKVCRLLLMVILAIVAFDLLGLDASGLIALGSVSGAALAFASKDLVSNWFGGIMLYMDKPFKVGDWICSPDREIEGTVEYIGWRISKIRTFDMRPLYVPNAMFNNIAVQNPSRMTHRRIKETIGVRYDDIKQVNSIVEDIKAYLTNSTLIAQDQTIIVSFNGFGTSSLNILVYCMTVTTSWVTFHEHKHIVLLAIADIVEQHGGEFAFPTQTLHLNPEPEISR, encoded by the coding sequence GTGAACGCCATTAAAGACTTTTTTAATCCTGAAAATATTTATTTCGTTGAATTAATGACATTAACAACAACGGCGGTTGTGTTACTCATATTACGTGCATTAAAAAGTAAGCTCTTGTCTCAACCACAAAATAAAATTTTTGGCGCTACGTTATATTCTGCTTATTTACCAGCTAAGACATTTTTAGTCGCATTGATGTTGTGGCATTCACTGAAACTGATCAATCAATTTTGGGTTTTAAAATTAGGATTATCTGAATTTCCGGTTATATCTCTGCTGATAGCCTTACATATGAGTTGGTTTGGCTTCAGAGTTGTAAATACACTTGAGTTTGCATTTTTAGACTCGAGCGAAACGGGACGACTCGATCAAACTGCCATTATTGGCGTCGCTAAAGTGTGTCGTTTGTTGTTAATGGTGATTTTAGCCATTGTTGCCTTTGATTTATTGGGTTTAGACGCCAGTGGCTTAATTGCGCTGGGCAGTGTCTCCGGTGCCGCTTTAGCATTTGCATCTAAAGACCTTGTCTCAAACTGGTTTGGTGGGATCATGTTATACATGGACAAACCATTTAAAGTAGGTGACTGGATCTGCTCACCAGATCGAGAAATTGAAGGAACGGTGGAGTATATTGGTTGGCGAATTTCAAAAATCCGAACGTTTGATATGCGTCCGTTATATGTGCCAAACGCAATGTTCAATAACATCGCTGTGCAAAACCCTTCAAGAATGACACATAGACGTATAAAAGAGACGATTGGTGTTAGGTATGATGACATTAAGCAAGTAAACAGTATTGTTGAAGATATCAAAGCCTATTTAACAAACTCAACCTTAATTGCTCAAGATCAAACGATTATTGTTAGCTTTAATGGTTTTGGCACATCAAGTTTAAATATTTTAGTTTACTGTATGACAGTGACAACTTCTTGGGTTACGTTCCATGAACACAAGCACATAGTACTTCTCGCTATTGCTGATATTGTTGAGCAACACGGTGGAGAATTTGCGTTCCCGACACAGACTCTGCATTTAAATCCAGAGCCTGAAATATCGCGTTAG
- a CDS encoding heme biosynthesis HemY N-terminal domain-containing protein, with the protein MSKWLKRPIAFALIICALIFAPNLVNEQGYVLISFASWTLEGSVFQVLVALLIVAVSIYILIKAVQYLFLMLIWPSKWWQKFHVKKSTSFYQNGLNLMALGQWDLAAEEFLKVRRSDRIESARALSLVCAAHANNKKVTAEVENKLKLSDLSTAPSLTFDKSEVPFSQLVLACQSEDYEHAAKLLDTMALPVLKQSIAFQQLWLEINIYRHNWSEVDQMLPKVNKQIKKQSSEHAFDSWQAQLTKWFERGFSSFVSLHSLNQLEQAWKTLNKHNRQLPALLFAYLSALSKAQQSDKVEALILEQRKVLNNVFILNIVRRYYELNHSVQMDLLFTRVQKHLLNAPDDKELLTLLGYLAAGQRDHQLAKQALQKVVYSQNNATDTKLFAQELALLGETQKSLEVYHSL; encoded by the coding sequence ATGAGTAAGTGGTTAAAACGACCTATCGCTTTTGCGCTTATTATTTGTGCTCTTATTTTTGCGCCAAACTTAGTGAATGAGCAAGGTTATGTGCTCATTTCATTTGCAAGTTGGACTCTTGAGGGCTCTGTGTTTCAAGTCTTAGTCGCCCTCCTAATTGTCGCCGTATCAATTTATATTCTTATAAAAGCAGTACAGTATTTATTCTTAATGCTAATTTGGCCGAGTAAGTGGTGGCAAAAATTTCACGTAAAAAAAAGCACCAGCTTTTATCAAAATGGCTTAAACCTGATGGCACTAGGCCAGTGGGATTTAGCCGCTGAAGAATTTTTAAAAGTTCGTCGTAGTGATCGAATTGAATCGGCTCGCGCACTGAGTTTAGTTTGTGCTGCACACGCAAATAATAAAAAAGTAACCGCAGAGGTTGAAAATAAGCTGAAACTTAGCGACCTGAGTACTGCACCTAGTCTTACTTTCGATAAATCTGAGGTCCCATTTTCACAACTTGTTCTTGCTTGTCAGTCGGAAGATTACGAGCATGCGGCTAAGCTATTAGATACAATGGCCCTTCCGGTATTGAAGCAGTCTATTGCATTTCAACAATTATGGTTGGAAATCAATATCTATCGACATAATTGGTCTGAAGTTGACCAAATGTTGCCAAAAGTAAATAAACAGATTAAAAAGCAAAGCTCCGAGCACGCCTTTGATAGCTGGCAAGCCCAGTTAACAAAATGGTTCGAACGTGGTTTTTCTTCCTTTGTTTCTCTGCACTCGTTAAATCAGCTTGAACAAGCGTGGAAAACATTAAATAAGCATAATCGCCAACTACCTGCCTTGCTGTTTGCTTATCTGTCAGCGCTTTCTAAAGCACAACAATCAGACAAGGTTGAAGCGCTCATATTAGAGCAACGTAAAGTGCTCAATAACGTATTTATTTTAAATATCGTTCGTCGTTACTATGAGTTAAATCATTCTGTGCAAATGGATTTGTTATTTACTCGTGTTCAAAAGCATTTGCTAAACGCACCAGATGATAAAGAGTTATTAACGTTACTCGGTTATTTAGCCGCAGGGCAACGAGATCACCAATTGGCTAAACAGGCTTTACAAAAAGTTGTATATAGCCAAAACAATGCGACCGACACAAAGTTATTTGCCCAAGAGTTAGCTCTGCTGGGCGAAACACAAAAAAGCTTAGAGGTTTATCACTCGTTATAA
- a CDS encoding uroporphyrinogen-III synthase — MSALVEPATKIHVLNTRPAPMGEELDATLSKANLSSIYIPGVGIELTHEQNIDLQILRCLRTKFIFVSRNAVDAFYQIIKSDRKLFSLAQKHKQFFAVGEGTASQLAQTLNRNIDSIYYPKQSDSEGLLALSQLSNEQMDMSSDNREEQAVDSERVIIVKGDNGRELIKSSLLKRGYTVSEWSLYKRIQNTFSTISNQWQKISILLATSVDIAEAIVQALITNYNEHHTDNLSLSRNEFLNRWQWLVFSQRIKLYLLAQGIEDSQIYICEQMNNSSIINSIQRLAK; from the coding sequence ATGAGCGCTCTCGTTGAGCCTGCAACAAAAATACACGTTTTAAATACTCGCCCTGCTCCCATGGGCGAGGAACTTGATGCAACTCTTTCGAAAGCGAACCTTTCCTCTATTTATATACCTGGCGTGGGTATTGAACTCACTCACGAGCAAAACATAGACCTTCAAATTTTACGATGTTTACGTACTAAATTTATTTTTGTAAGTCGAAATGCCGTCGATGCTTTTTATCAGATAATTAAAAGTGACCGTAAACTTTTCAGCCTTGCTCAGAAGCACAAACAGTTTTTTGCTGTCGGTGAAGGCACTGCATCGCAACTTGCACAAACGCTCAATCGAAATATCGACAGCATATATTATCCAAAACAAAGTGATAGTGAAGGCCTACTCGCGCTCTCCCAATTGTCTAATGAGCAGATGGATATGAGCTCAGATAATCGAGAAGAACAAGCGGTAGATTCCGAACGAGTGATAATAGTGAAGGGCGATAATGGCCGAGAGCTAATTAAGTCGTCTCTATTAAAAAGAGGCTATACTGTGAGCGAGTGGTCACTTTACAAACGGATTCAGAACACCTTTTCAACGATCAGTAATCAGTGGCAAAAAATATCAATATTACTAGCAACTAGTGTTGATATTGCTGAGGCGATAGTCCAGGCCCTGATTACTAATTATAACGAGCACCACACTGATAATTTAAGCCTGAGTCGCAATGAGTTTTTAAATAGATGGCAATGGCTGGTGTTTAGCCAACGAATAAAGTTATATTTGCTGGCACAGGGAATCGAGGATTCTCAAATATATATCTGTGAACAAATGAATAATTCTTCTATTATCAATAGCATTCAACGATTGGCGAAGTGA
- a CDS encoding vWA domain-containing protein, producing the protein MFIDFFLTLKKYKVPTSLKELLDLIEAVKKGVIFANVEEFYHLSRLILVKDEVHYDRFDRAFADYFEGVQNIDLSEHIIPEDWLKKEFEKQLSDEDKAKLKSLGGLDALMDTLKQRLKEQQERHAGGNKWVGTGGTSPFGAYGYNPEGVRIGQHESRHRKAVKVWDKREFRNLDKDNALGSRNIKLALKKLRKFARTGSTETLDIKQTIRATANNAGYLDIKTEPERHNAVNVLMFFDVGGSMDDYIHICEELFATAHTEFKHLEFFYFHNCLYEQVWKDNNRRYDEGLDIDQLLRTYGSNYKVIFVGDATMGPYEIMMPGGSVEHWNEKPGVEWMNKVLEHFDKVAWLNPQEQEHWPFYASIGLMKQIVKDNMFPLTVDGIGRAIKHLS; encoded by the coding sequence ATGTTTATAGATTTTTTTCTAACTCTAAAAAAGTACAAAGTGCCCACTTCATTAAAGGAATTGTTAGACCTAATTGAAGCGGTTAAAAAAGGCGTTATTTTTGCTAATGTTGAAGAGTTTTATCATCTTTCTCGCTTAATCCTTGTTAAAGATGAAGTGCATTACGATCGTTTTGATCGAGCCTTTGCCGATTATTTTGAAGGTGTGCAAAACATTGACCTTAGCGAGCATATTATTCCGGAAGACTGGCTTAAAAAAGAGTTTGAGAAGCAACTTAGTGACGAAGATAAAGCTAAGCTTAAGTCATTAGGCGGATTAGACGCGCTAATGGACACGCTAAAACAGCGCTTAAAAGAGCAACAAGAGCGTCATGCCGGTGGCAATAAATGGGTTGGCACTGGTGGCACTTCGCCTTTTGGCGCTTATGGTTATAATCCAGAAGGTGTGCGAATTGGCCAACACGAAAGTCGCCACAGAAAAGCGGTTAAGGTTTGGGACAAACGTGAGTTCCGTAATCTAGACAAGGACAATGCGTTAGGCTCAAGAAACATAAAACTGGCATTAAAAAAACTACGTAAATTTGCACGTACCGGCAGCACAGAAACATTAGATATTAAACAAACCATTAGAGCCACGGCCAATAATGCTGGTTACCTGGATATAAAAACCGAACCCGAAAGACACAATGCTGTAAATGTATTGATGTTTTTTGACGTAGGCGGTTCTATGGACGATTATATTCATATCTGCGAAGAGCTTTTTGCAACGGCTCATACAGAGTTTAAGCATTTGGAATTCTTTTATTTTCATAACTGTTTATATGAGCAGGTATGGAAAGATAACAATCGTAGATATGACGAAGGTCTCGACATTGATCAGTTGTTAAGAACTTATGGAAGTAATTACAAAGTTATTTTTGTTGGTGATGCCACTATGGGTCCTTATGAAATAATGATGCCCGGAGGTTCAGTTGAGCATTGGAATGAAAAACCCGGTGTTGAGTGGATGAACAAAGTACTTGAGCACTTTGATAAAGTCGCTTGGCTAAACCCACAAGAACAAGAACATTGGCCTTTTTACGCTTCCATTGGTTTAATGAAGCAAATAGTAAAAGATAATATGTTTCCGTTAACAGTTGACGGAATCGGTCGAGCAATTAAACATTTAAGTTAG
- the hemC gene encoding hydroxymethylbilane synthase, whose translation MTQTSVTEIRIATRESALAMWQAYYVKDQLEAAHPSVKVTLVPMTTKGDQILDTPLAKIGGKALFVKELEVAMLEDRADIAVHSMKDVPVEFPDGLMLNTICVREDPRDAFVSNTYSTLDELPEGAVVGTSSLRRQCQLKSLRPDLVIKDLRGNVNTRLRKLDEGQYDAIILAAAGLIRLEMPDRIKQYLPTELLLPANGQGAVGIECRSNDEEIKALLSALEDSPTRARVLAERAMNRGLEGGCQVPIGSYAEIEGDILTLKGLVGSLDGKTIIRDQISGNVNEAEQLGQELAALLLGQGADVILKEVYNAD comes from the coding sequence ATGACCCAAACTTCAGTGACCGAAATTCGAATTGCCACACGCGAAAGTGCGTTAGCAATGTGGCAGGCTTATTATGTAAAAGATCAACTAGAGGCTGCACACCCTTCGGTAAAAGTTACCTTAGTTCCAATGACTACAAAAGGCGATCAAATTCTTGATACTCCACTCGCTAAAATTGGTGGCAAGGCTTTGTTTGTAAAAGAGCTTGAAGTCGCTATGTTAGAGGATAGAGCGGATATTGCCGTGCATTCGATGAAAGATGTGCCTGTTGAGTTTCCAGACGGATTAATGCTAAACACAATTTGTGTCAGAGAAGACCCTCGCGATGCATTTGTAAGTAACACTTACTCAACTTTAGATGAGTTACCTGAAGGCGCGGTGGTCGGCACGTCGTCATTACGTCGCCAATGCCAGCTAAAATCATTGCGACCTGACTTAGTGATTAAAGACTTACGAGGCAACGTAAATACTCGTTTGCGTAAGCTAGACGAAGGTCAATATGATGCAATCATTCTTGCCGCTGCAGGTTTAATTAGACTAGAAATGCCTGACCGTATTAAGCAGTATTTACCAACAGAATTGTTGCTTCCTGCAAATGGTCAAGGTGCTGTTGGTATTGAATGTCGTAGTAATGATGAAGAAATTAAAGCGTTATTATCTGCGCTTGAAGACTCACCAACTCGAGCGCGGGTTTTAGCCGAACGCGCAATGAATCGAGGTTTAGAGGGCGGTTGCCAGGTACCAATAGGTAGCTATGCGGAAATAGAAGGTGACATATTAACGCTTAAAGGTTTGGTCGGTAGCTTAGATGGTAAAACTATTATTCGAGACCAAATTAGCGGTAATGTGAATGAAGCAGAACAGCTTGGTCAAGAATTAGCTGCGCTACTGCTAGGGCAAGGCGCTGATGTTATATTAAAAGAAGTGTACAACGCGGATTAG
- a CDS encoding DUF2914 domain-containing protein — protein sequence MLKINLSLVARTFSLLFFTLACCQFAYASQTETQSIENQFIQRAVITSDVENREPVDNLNATAVSLDLNKVFFFTEVSGLANQTITHRWSLDGQVQAEVTLNIGSNRWRTYSSKNLFAGLRGSWLVEVIDQQNRVLSSATFTY from the coding sequence ATGCTTAAAATAAATTTATCTTTGGTTGCGCGGACATTTTCTCTCCTCTTTTTCACCCTCGCCTGCTGTCAGTTTGCCTATGCCTCGCAAACAGAAACTCAATCAATTGAAAATCAATTTATTCAACGAGCGGTGATCACCAGTGATGTTGAAAATCGAGAACCGGTTGACAATCTAAATGCAACAGCGGTGAGTCTTGATCTCAATAAAGTCTTTTTCTTTACTGAAGTATCAGGCCTTGCTAATCAAACGATTACTCACCGTTGGAGTTTAGATGGTCAAGTACAAGCAGAAGTAACGCTTAATATTGGCTCAAACCGTTGGCGTACCTACTCGAGTAAAAATTTGTTTGCTGGCTTACGAGGTAGTTGGTTGGTTGAAGTCATCGATCAGCAAAATCGAGTGTTATCAAGCGCAACGTTTACATACTAA